One stretch of Amblyraja radiata isolate CabotCenter1 chromosome 9, sAmbRad1.1.pri, whole genome shotgun sequence DNA includes these proteins:
- the LOC116976648 gene encoding zinc finger protein 239-like, with translation MTGHNKKKLYECDVCGKAWQKPSQLDVHRRVHTGERPFDCSDCSKRFKTVQDLKAHRQVHTGEKPYGCSTCGERFAWLSGLRNHQRVHSSERPFTCSDCGKGFKSPADLKEHRRVHSGERPYTCSDCGKSFIRSNEMLRHQLTHTSERPYTCAQCGKGFIRSNEMLRHQRTHTSERPFTCAQCDKGFTRSSHLLRHQITHTGERPFICAQCGNGFTLSSSLLRHQRIHTGERPHTCAQCGKSFIRSTELLSHQRVHAGDHPVPSPVRGERFAMASHALSQQRVHTSGQPYECLYCGDAFDSSRGLRQHRRAHAGEQLLPLRKAFQERTGAAGAPADTHRRETLSVM, from the exons ATGACAGGGCACAACAAGAAGAAGCTTTATGAGTGcgatgtgtgtggcaaggcctggcagaagcCGAGCCAGCTGGATGTCCACCGGCGGGTTcacacaggagaacgcccctttGACTGCTCCGACTGCAGCAAGCGCTTCAAAACGGTGCAGGACCTGAAGGCCCACCGacaggtgcacacgggcgagaagccctatggctgctccacctgcggcgagAGGTTTGCCTGGTTGTCGGGGCTGAGgaaccaccagcgggtgcacagcagtgagcggcccttcacctgctccgactgcggcaaaggcttcaagtcgcccGCGGATCTGAAGGAGCACAGGCGCGTGCactccggggagcggccctacacctgcagcgactgcggcaagagcttcatccGCTCCAACGAGATGCTGAggcaccagctcacccacaccagcgagaggccctacacctgcgcccagtgcggcaagggcttcatccggtCCAACGAGatgctgaggcaccagcgcacccacaccagcgagcgccccttcacctgcgcccagtgcgacaagggcttcacccgctccagccacctgctgaggcaccagattacccacaccggggagcgccccttcatctgcgcccagtgcggcaacggCTTCACCCTCTCCAGCAGCCTGCTAaggcaccagcgcatccacaccggcgagcgcccccacacctgcgcccagtgcggcaagagcttcatccGCTCCAccgagctgctgtcccaccagcgggtgcacgctggcgaccatcccgtccccagcccggtgcgtggagagcgctttgccatggcctcccacgccctgtctcagcagcgcgtgcacaccagtggccagccctacgaatgCCTGTACTGTGGTGACGCGTTTGACAGCTCACGGGGGTTGCgacagcaccggcgggcccatgccggcgagcagctgctcccattgCGGAAAGCATTTCAAGAgcgcacgggggctgcgggagcaccagcggatacacaccggagagagacccttagtgt AATGTAG